The following coding sequences are from one Bacillota bacterium window:
- a CDS encoding aminopeptidase, whose amino-acid sequence MPIHEYELHRAANILAREILGLKPGEVLAITADTESDERVVEATAAAAHAAGAKPMVITVASPTGVGKAADPALPVEALGAALTKVDAWIEFNNQWLLYSTPFELATRDNPRLRYICLVGMNVDMMVRTIGRVDHEPLRAFMTKVAEMTRAAKEMRVTTPAGTDVHFFNDPTRPVSCDAGRADVPGVYFLSGQISWCPAYPSIEGVIVFDGTISPPLNRIVDAPVRLTVKEGRVEAIDGGRDALRYRAWLESFGDPNMLRMAHIAYGFNPGARLTGNVLEDERVWGVTEWGLGYVAPSDAPPNGIPAKSHTDGICLNASVWLEGVALLREGKVVHPGLLDLSRKLEAQ is encoded by the coding sequence GTGCCAATCCACGAATACGAACTGCACCGGGCGGCGAACATCCTGGCCCGTGAGATCCTGGGGCTGAAGCCCGGAGAGGTCCTGGCCATCACGGCCGACACCGAGTCCGACGAGCGGGTGGTCGAAGCCACCGCCGCCGCGGCCCACGCCGCCGGGGCCAAGCCAATGGTCATCACCGTCGCCAGCCCGACCGGGGTCGGCAAGGCGGCCGACCCGGCCCTGCCGGTGGAGGCCCTGGGGGCCGCGCTGACCAAGGTCGACGCCTGGATCGAGTTCAATAACCAGTGGCTCCTCTATTCGACCCCCTTTGAGCTGGCCACCCGGGATAACCCGCGGCTGCGCTACATCTGCCTGGTCGGGATGAACGTCGACATGATGGTCAGGACGATCGGCAGGGTCGACCACGAGCCGCTGCGGGCCTTCATGACCAAGGTTGCCGAGATGACTCGGGCGGCTAAGGAGATGCGGGTGACCACCCCGGCCGGCACGGACGTACACTTCTTCAACGACCCGACCCGGCCGGTCTCTTGCGACGCCGGTCGGGCCGACGTTCCCGGGGTCTACTTCCTGTCCGGCCAGATCAGCTGGTGTCCGGCTTACCCCTCGATCGAGGGGGTCATCGTCTTCGACGGGACGATCAGCCCGCCGTTGAACCGGATCGTCGACGCTCCGGTGCGGTTGACGGTCAAGGAGGGCCGGGTGGAGGCCATCGACGGCGGTCGGGACGCCCTCCGCTACCGAGCCTGGCTCGAGTCCTTCGGCGATCCGAACATGCTTCGGATGGCCCACATCGCCTACGGGTTCAACCCCGGTGCCCGTCTCACCGGCAACGTCCTGGAAGATGAGCGGGTCTGGGGAGTGACCGAGTGGGGGCTCGGCTATGTCGCCCCCAGCGATGCCCCGCCGAACGGGATCCCGGCCAAGTCCCATACCGACGGAATTTGCCTGAACGCCTCGGTCTGGCTGGAAGGCGTGGCGCTGCTCCGGGAGGGCAAGGTGGTTCACCCCGGACTGCTCGACCTCTCCCGGAAGCTGGAGGCACAATAG